The following are encoded together in the Culex pipiens pallens isolate TS chromosome 1, TS_CPP_V2, whole genome shotgun sequence genome:
- the LOC120422085 gene encoding uncharacterized protein LOC120422085, with the protein MDLSEAMKIALAKSHSAQAANGASASGAGGGTSDPSAGAGYVTEKLYMLLQLYLQNKGWSPSVELLQCFAELKDTPVLPSAAYLQVLASRVALDAQGRLVLRDSGKIILPYEHFANAVMLKHMSGPHGLHLSVDATCRAVMDSYTIGRENLGMEKEFIVEVVQSCPSPACRYYKGQIGVGPFIDQSFNPTGHINPDYLAHLQQLGQSGLDIGAVDKSQVKMSSKTTAAQQQITAAIIQQQNRAMAQQSLEKFGTLSNLEKQRVLQQLDKKHYEVAQSATSLPPQLVPSGSSSQSNVVVNAQVQPQQPQIIDVSRAQQQTPSPHINQQSIQQQQQQLAHLNQPPLQAINMDTGYKLSDYMRGAVDPMENASNNCSKELLALHNGAWAQDRGDGLAISQDKIIRAFSELMRNIARMKTFVRPSMCKPYGKQSESLQKTLFDTVQLVQSLRSCLPAPHIPVTSWKSETHLGPNGTGGGGGGGTEQV; encoded by the exons ATGCTGCTGCAGTTGTACCTCCAGAACAAGGGCTGGAGTCCTTCGGTGGAGCTGCTGCAGTGTTTCGCCGAGCTGAAGGACACTCCGGTTTTGCCGAGTGCGGCCTACCTGCAGGTTCTGGCCAGTCGGGTGGCGTTGGATGCCCAGGGGAGGTTGGTCCTGCGAGATTCCGGCAAGATTATTCTACCTTACGAGCACTTTGCCAACGCGGTCATGCTGAAGCACATGAGTGGACCACATGGTCTTCATTTGAGCGTGGACGCTACATGTCGGGCGGTAATGGACTCGTACACCATTGGACGGGAGAACCTGGGCATGGAGAAGGAGTTTATCGTGGAAGTTGTTCAGTCTTGTCCTAGTCCGGCCTGTCGGTACTACAAGGGACAAATCGGCGTAGGACCTTTTATTGATCAATCCTTCAACCCTACTGGTCATATCAATCCGGACTACCTGGCCCACCTACAGCAGCTTGGTCAGTCAGGGTTGGACATTGGCGCCGTAGACAAGTCCCAGGTCAAGATGTCGTCCAAGACGACCGCTGCTCAGCAGCAAATTACGGCTGCCATCATCCAACAGCAGAACCGTGCAATGGCCCAACAATCGCTGGAAAAGTTCGGTACCCTCTCAAACCTCGAGAAGCAACGTGTCCTCCAACAACTCGACAAAAAGCACTACGAGGTCGCTCAAAGTGCGACCAGCTTGCCCCCACAACTGGTCCCCTCGGGTAGTTCCTCCCAGAGCAACGTGGTCGTCAACGCCCAGGTCCAACCCCAGCAACCGCAGATCATCGACGTCAGCCGCGCCCAACAGCAGACTCCCTCTCCTCACATCAACCAACAGTCaatccagcaacaacaacaacagctggCCCACCTCAATCAACCCCCGCTCCAGGCCATCAACATGGACACCGGCTACAAGCTGTCCGACTACATGCGCGGCGCCGTCGACCCCATGGAGAACGCCTCCAACAACTGCAGCAAGGAGCTGCTGGCGCTGCACAACGGGGCCTGGGCGCAGGACCGCGGCGACGGGCTCGCCATCAGCCAGGACAAGATCATCCGGGCGTTCAGCGAGCTGATGCGCAACATTGCCCGCATGAAGACGTTCGTCCGGCCGAGCATGTGCAAACCGTACGGCAAGCAGTCCGAAAGTCTGCAGAAAA cCCTGTTCGACACGGTTCAGCTGGTGCAGTCGCTGCGCAGTTGTCTCCCGGCGCCGCACATCCCGGTGACCTCGTGGAAGAGCGAAACGCACCTCGGTCCGAACGGAAccggcggtggcggcggcggcggcaccgAGCAGGTTTAA